One window of Streptomyces sp. SUK 48 genomic DNA carries:
- a CDS encoding acyltransferase codes for MPKRKNTFSSWRHGLAQRAVHAVWAWVQRTGSVTAEHPGRLRFGAIGEATRLAFPLGTVFGEPWIRLGSHCIIAEQVTLTAGLMPDLDLGPEPILRIGDGVVLGRGSHVIADTTVTIGRDCYFGPYVYVTSTNHSYDDPHEPIGRQWPRMEPVEIGPGCWIGTGAVILPGARIGRNVVVAAGAVVRGTVPDHAVVAGAPARVVRRWTPEDGWQPPLRTPAPVPIPDGTTPAQLRALAELDASATARLAELETEG; via the coding sequence GTGCCGAAGCGCAAGAACACGTTCTCATCCTGGCGCCATGGCCTCGCCCAGCGTGCCGTCCACGCGGTCTGGGCCTGGGTCCAGCGGACCGGCTCCGTCACGGCGGAGCACCCCGGGCGCCTGCGCTTCGGCGCCATCGGCGAGGCCACCCGGCTCGCCTTCCCGCTCGGCACGGTCTTCGGCGAGCCCTGGATCCGGCTCGGCTCCCACTGCATCATCGCCGAACAGGTCACCCTGACCGCCGGTCTGATGCCCGACCTGGACCTCGGCCCGGAGCCGATCCTGCGCATCGGCGACGGCGTGGTGCTCGGCCGCGGCAGCCATGTCATCGCCGACACCACGGTGACCATCGGCCGCGACTGCTACTTCGGGCCGTACGTCTACGTCACCTCCACCAACCACTCCTACGACGACCCGCACGAGCCCATCGGCCGGCAGTGGCCCCGCATGGAGCCGGTGGAGATCGGCCCCGGCTGCTGGATCGGCACCGGCGCGGTGATCCTGCCGGGCGCGCGGATCGGCCGGAACGTCGTGGTCGCGGCCGGTGCCGTGGTGCGCGGCACGGTGCCCGACCACGCCGTGGTGGCCGGCGCCCCCGCCAGGGTCGTACGCCGCTGGACGCCCGAGGACGGCTGGCAGCCGCCGCTGCGCACCCCGGCGCCGGTGCCGATCCCGGACGGGACGACCCCGGCCCAGCTGCGGGCGCTGGCCGAGCTGGACGCCTCCGCGACGGCCCGGCTCGCCGAGCTGGAGACCGAGGGCTGA
- a CDS encoding acyl carrier protein, protein MNPPLIPTQPAPDAVLADLTGMLREVLAEYGDDDTVIGMSTTFNRDLELESIDLVTLAGLMEERYGGRVNLAEFLAGMEFDEIIELTVGRLVEYVVWSLRGAQAG, encoded by the coding sequence ATGAACCCCCCGCTCATCCCCACCCAGCCGGCCCCCGACGCCGTCCTCGCCGACCTCACCGGCATGCTCCGCGAGGTCCTGGCCGAGTACGGCGACGACGACACGGTCATCGGCATGTCCACCACCTTCAACCGCGATCTGGAACTGGAGAGCATCGACCTGGTCACGCTGGCCGGGCTGATGGAGGAGCGGTACGGCGGGCGGGTGAACCTCGCCGAGTTCCTGGCCGGGATGGAGTTCGACGAGATCATCGAGCTGACCGTCGGCAGGCTCGTGGAGTACGTGGTGTGGAGCCTGCGCGGCGCACAGGCGGGCTGA
- a CDS encoding XRE family transcriptional regulator — protein MSDLELLTQSLARSVRHWRSVRGFTLDVLAARAGVSRGMLIQIEQARTNPSIGTIVKIGDALGVSVTTLLDYERGPRVRIVPAERAVRLWHTPSGSYNRLLAGTEAPGPLEIWDWVLMPGDESPAEPHPSGTVELVHVTAGELTLTVDGEDHLVPTGASATFEANVPHVYANRGEIPMEMMMAVSVPPVQ, from the coding sequence GTGTCGGACCTCGAATTGCTGACCCAGTCCCTGGCGCGCAGCGTCAGGCACTGGCGCTCGGTGCGCGGCTTCACCCTGGACGTGCTCGCCGCCCGCGCAGGTGTCAGCCGCGGGATGCTGATCCAGATCGAGCAGGCCCGCACCAACCCGAGCATCGGCACCATCGTCAAGATCGGCGACGCGCTCGGCGTCAGCGTCACCACCCTGCTCGACTACGAGCGCGGGCCCCGGGTCCGCATCGTCCCCGCCGAGCGGGCGGTACGGCTGTGGCACACCCCGTCCGGCAGTTACAACCGGCTGCTCGCGGGCACCGAGGCGCCCGGCCCGCTGGAGATCTGGGACTGGGTGCTGATGCCCGGGGACGAGAGCCCGGCGGAACCGCACCCGTCCGGCACCGTGGAGCTGGTCCATGTCACGGCGGGCGAGCTGACCCTCACGGTCGACGGCGAGGACCACCTCGTGCCGACCGGCGCGAGCGCCACCTTCGAGGCCAATGTGCCGCATGTCTACGCCAACCGCGGCGAGATCCCGATGGAGATGATGATGGCCGTCTCCGTGCCGCCCGTGCAGTGA
- a CDS encoding lysylphosphatidylglycerol synthase transmembrane domain-containing protein, whose translation MSAPSPLVTAPDGPAPEAPARTTPSVSVRSLRLALCVAPLLIALCWAAAHRPVMYEGVRRLVSADPRWLLAGLGCTCLTWVAASFVRQGALPDRLPMGLLLASQFAAGAANHALPGGLGAHAVTVRFLRARGVPLDRATASIGLYSLVKGASKTLVLLVFLTVSPAWRRLGELVPDGPELVPAAAVAGGVVTGAGVLLTVVRPLRRPVTGLLRTALADVRVVHARPCRALALWGGAVAMPLVQAGALGCVGAALGLGLSWAEVALAFLAAGTAVGAAPVPGGFAVDAALVWTLVAFGAEPAPATATVIGYRVVTDWLPLLPGALVLSALIRAKAL comes from the coding sequence GTGTCCGCACCGTCCCCTCTCGTCACCGCCCCCGACGGCCCCGCCCCCGAGGCGCCGGCGCGGACCACCCCGTCGGTGTCCGTCCGGTCCCTGCGGCTCGCCCTGTGCGTGGCCCCGCTGCTGATCGCGCTGTGCTGGGCCGCCGCGCACCGGCCCGTGATGTACGAGGGGGTACGGCGGCTCGTCTCGGCCGACCCCCGCTGGCTGCTGGCCGGGCTCGGCTGCACGTGTCTGACCTGGGTGGCGGCCTCCTTTGTACGGCAGGGCGCGCTGCCGGACCGGCTGCCCATGGGGCTGCTGCTGGCCTCGCAGTTCGCCGCCGGTGCCGCGAACCACGCGCTGCCCGGCGGGCTCGGGGCGCATGCCGTCACCGTGCGCTTTCTGCGGGCGCGCGGGGTGCCGCTGGACCGGGCCACCGCCTCGATCGGCCTGTACTCGCTGGTCAAGGGCGCCTCGAAGACGCTGGTGCTGCTGGTGTTCCTTACGGTCTCGCCGGCCTGGCGGCGCCTGGGCGAGCTGGTACCGGACGGCCCGGAGCTGGTGCCGGCGGCGGCGGTCGCGGGCGGGGTGGTCACCGGGGCGGGGGTGCTGCTGACCGTCGTACGGCCGTTGCGGCGGCCGGTGACCGGGCTGCTGCGCACCGCGCTCGCCGATGTCCGGGTGGTGCACGCGCGGCCCTGCCGGGCGCTGGCACTGTGGGGCGGCGCGGTGGCGATGCCGCTGGTGCAGGCGGGCGCGCTCGGCTGCGTCGGGGCCGCGCTCGGGCTCGGGCTGTCCTGGGCGGAGGTGGCGCTGGCGTTCCTGGCGGCGGGCACGGCGGTGGGCGCCGCCCCGGTGCCCGGCGGGTTCGCGGTGGACGCGGCGCTGGTGTGGACGCTGGTCGCCTTCGGCGCGGAGCCCGCCCCCGCCACGGCGACCGTGATCGGCTACCGGGTGGTGACGGACTGGCTGCCGCTGCTGCCGGGCGCCCTGGTGCTGTCGGCGCTGATCCGGGCCAAGGCGCTCTGA
- a CDS encoding CoA-binding protein, protein MYDEEAAIRRILAEGGDTWAVVGLSGNAARPAYRVARVLQRYGKRIVPVHPKAETVHGEQGYASLADIPFDVDVVDVFVNSSLAGPVADEAVAKGAKAVWFQLGVVDEEAYARTRAAGLDMVMDRCPAIEIPRLT, encoded by the coding sequence GTGTACGACGAAGAGGCGGCGATACGCAGGATTCTGGCCGAAGGGGGCGATACCTGGGCGGTGGTCGGCCTGTCCGGCAATGCCGCGCGGCCCGCGTACCGGGTGGCGCGGGTGCTCCAGCGGTACGGCAAGCGGATCGTGCCGGTGCACCCGAAGGCGGAGACGGTGCACGGCGAGCAGGGCTACGCCTCGCTCGCGGACATCCCCTTCGACGTCGACGTGGTGGACGTCTTCGTCAACAGCTCACTGGCGGGCCCGGTGGCCGACGAGGCGGTGGCGAAGGGCGCGAAGGCGGTCTGGTTCCAGCTGGGCGTCGTCGACGAGGAGGCGTACGCGCGCACCCGGGCGGCCGGCCTGGACATGGTCATGGACCGCTGCCCCGCGATCGAAATTCCACGCTTGACCTAG
- a CDS encoding APC family permease, with translation MSETGGLRRDVGLIGLMWASVGSIIGSGWLYGAEKAVVVAGPAAIISWVIGTVAIVLLALVHAELGGMFPVAGGTARYPHYAFGGLAGMSFGWFSWLQAATVAPIEVEAMIGYAGHWKFAQGLQHADETLTTSGIVTAIVLMAVFVGVNFFGVRALAHTNSAATWWKIAIPLAAIFIIAIGNFHGSNFTSEGFAPFGAKGVLGAISSSGIIFALLGFEQAIQLAGESRNPQRDLPRATLGSVAIGAGIYILLQIVFIAALPHASFVHGWGKLAYAGISGPWAGLATVVGLGWLGWVLYVDAIISPGGTGLIYTTATSRVSYGLAKNGYAPKALTRTDKRGVPWIGLIVTFVTGILCFLPFPSWQELVGFITSASVLMYAGAPLAYGVFADRLPHFERPYRLPFGKVISPASFVVANLIIYWSGWNILWRLAFAILLGYVLMGSYALWANLKGKPDAPRMDFKAAQWLPAYLLGIGLISWQGSFGDGSQGNIKLYWDILVIAVFSLGIYYWAKATASDTEAIERSIDEVVVVDEAAH, from the coding sequence ATGAGCGAGACCGGGGGCCTGCGTCGCGACGTGGGGCTCATCGGCCTGATGTGGGCCTCCGTCGGGTCCATCATCGGCTCCGGCTGGCTCTACGGCGCCGAGAAGGCCGTCGTCGTGGCCGGCCCCGCGGCGATCATCTCGTGGGTGATCGGCACGGTGGCCATCGTCCTGCTGGCGCTCGTGCACGCCGAGCTCGGCGGCATGTTCCCGGTGGCGGGCGGTACGGCGCGCTACCCGCACTACGCCTTCGGCGGCCTGGCCGGCATGTCCTTCGGCTGGTTCTCCTGGCTCCAGGCGGCCACCGTGGCGCCCATCGAGGTCGAGGCGATGATCGGCTACGCCGGTCACTGGAAGTTCGCTCAGGGCCTACAGCACGCCGACGAGACGCTGACCACCAGCGGAATCGTTACTGCGATCGTGCTCATGGCGGTCTTCGTCGGCGTCAACTTCTTCGGCGTGCGCGCCCTGGCGCACACCAACAGCGCGGCCACCTGGTGGAAGATCGCGATCCCGCTCGCCGCGATCTTCATCATCGCCATCGGCAACTTCCACGGCTCCAACTTCACCTCGGAGGGCTTCGCCCCGTTCGGCGCCAAGGGTGTGCTGGGCGCGATCAGCTCCAGCGGCATCATCTTCGCGCTGCTCGGCTTCGAGCAGGCGATCCAGCTGGCCGGTGAGAGCCGCAACCCGCAGCGCGACCTGCCCCGCGCCACGCTCGGCTCGGTGGCCATCGGCGCCGGTATCTACATCCTGCTCCAGATCGTGTTCATCGCCGCGCTGCCGCACGCCTCCTTCGTGCACGGCTGGGGGAAGCTGGCCTACGCCGGCATCAGCGGCCCCTGGGCGGGCCTCGCGACCGTGGTCGGCCTCGGCTGGCTGGGCTGGGTGCTCTACGTCGACGCGATCATCTCCCCCGGTGGCACCGGCCTGATCTACACCACCGCCACCTCCCGCGTCTCCTACGGCCTGGCCAAGAACGGCTACGCCCCGAAGGCGCTCACCAGGACCGACAAGCGCGGCGTGCCGTGGATCGGTCTGATCGTCACCTTCGTCACCGGCATCCTCTGCTTCCTGCCCTTCCCGAGCTGGCAGGAGCTGGTCGGCTTCATCACCTCGGCGAGCGTGCTGATGTACGCGGGCGCGCCGCTGGCCTACGGTGTGTTCGCCGACCGCCTGCCGCACTTCGAGCGCCCCTACCGCCTGCCCTTCGGCAAGGTCATCTCGCCCGCGTCCTTCGTGGTCGCCAACCTGATCATCTACTGGAGCGGCTGGAACATCCTGTGGCGGCTGGCCTTCGCCATCCTCCTCGGCTACGTCCTGATGGGCTCCTACGCCCTGTGGGCCAACCTCAAGGGCAAGCCCGACGCGCCCCGGATGGACTTCAAGGCCGCGCAGTGGCTGCCGGCCTACCTGCTGGGCATCGGCCTGATCTCCTGGCAGGGCAGCTTCGGCGACGGCAGCCAGGGCAACATCAAGCTGTACTGGGACATCCTGGTCATCGCGGTCTTCTCCCTCGGCATCTACTACTGGGCCAAGGCGACCGCCTCCGACACGGAGGCGATCGAGCGCAGCATCGACGAGGTCGTGGTCGTCGACGAGGCCGCGCACTGA
- a CDS encoding DedA family protein, translating into MHVQEWLDSVPAVAVYAVVALVIGVESLGIPLPGEIVLVSAALMSSQHSHINPLILGACATAGAVIGDSIGYAIGRKGGRPLLAWLGKKFPRHFGEAHVATAERSFQKWGMWAVFFGRFIALLRIFAGPLAGVLHMPYWKFLIANILGGICWAGGTTAAVYYVGVVAEGWLKKFSYVGLGAAVVIGLATMLIVKRRTKKTQQELSQREPVNAGE; encoded by the coding sequence GTGCATGTCCAGGAATGGCTCGACTCGGTCCCGGCGGTAGCCGTCTACGCCGTGGTGGCCCTGGTGATCGGCGTCGAGAGCCTCGGCATCCCGCTGCCCGGCGAGATCGTCCTGGTCTCGGCGGCGCTGATGTCCTCCCAGCACTCCCACATCAACCCGCTGATCCTCGGCGCCTGCGCCACCGCGGGCGCGGTGATCGGCGACTCCATCGGCTACGCCATCGGCCGCAAGGGCGGCCGCCCGCTGCTGGCCTGGCTGGGGAAGAAGTTCCCGAGGCACTTCGGCGAGGCCCATGTGGCCACCGCCGAGCGCTCCTTCCAGAAGTGGGGCATGTGGGCCGTCTTCTTCGGCCGTTTCATCGCCCTGCTGCGCATCTTCGCGGGCCCCCTGGCCGGCGTCCTGCACATGCCCTACTGGAAGTTCCTGATCGCCAACATCCTCGGCGGCATCTGCTGGGCCGGCGGCACCACCGCCGCCGTCTACTACGTGGGCGTCGTCGCCGAGGGCTGGCTGAAGAAGTTCTCCTACGTGGGCCTCGGGGCGGCGGTCGTCATCGGCCTGGCGACGATGCTGATCGTGAAGCGCAGGACGAAGAAGACCCAGCAGGAACTGTCCCAGCGGGAACCTGTCAACGCCGGCGAGTGA
- a CDS encoding YbaK/EbsC family protein: MRAPIGDFETATPVTDCLAELTAPVAEAVRNWSAATPADQVLYVDTDPDRADTAVFVEHYGADLPERSANCVVVAAKRAGETTLAACLVLSTTRVDVNGAVRRRLGARKASFAPAETATGHSGMEYGGITPIGLPADWPLLVDPAVVDLPYVLVGSGRRRGKLLVPGQVFAQLPGAVVLEGLGVS, from the coding sequence ATGCGCGCACCCATCGGAGACTTCGAGACCGCGACCCCGGTGACCGACTGCCTGGCCGAGCTGACCGCGCCGGTGGCCGAGGCCGTGCGGAACTGGTCCGCGGCGACCCCGGCCGACCAGGTCCTGTACGTCGACACCGACCCGGACCGGGCCGACACCGCCGTCTTCGTGGAGCACTACGGCGCCGATCTGCCCGAGCGCTCGGCGAACTGCGTGGTGGTCGCGGCCAAGCGGGCCGGTGAGACCACGCTCGCCGCGTGCCTGGTGCTGTCCACCACCCGGGTCGACGTGAACGGCGCGGTCCGCCGCCGGCTCGGCGCCCGCAAGGCGTCGTTCGCCCCGGCGGAGACGGCGACCGGGCACAGCGGGATGGAGTACGGCGGTATCACCCCGATCGGACTGCCCGCCGACTGGCCCCTGCTGGTGGACCCGGCCGTCGTCGACCTGCCGTACGTCCTGGTCGGCAGCGGCCGCAGGCGGGGCAAACTCCTGGTCCCGGGCCAGGTGTTCGCCCAGCTGCCGGGGGCCGTGGTGCTGGAGGGGCTCGGCGTGTCCTGA
- a CDS encoding DMT family transporter has protein sequence MTAFFALTTSLLWGLADFGGGLLTRRTPALTVVVVSQAIAAAVLGAIVVATGAWSAAGPRLWFAFAAGLVGPIALLSFYKALALGPMGVVSPLATLSVVVPVGVGLFLGERPGLLQLAGIAVAVSGVVLAGGPQLRGAPVERRTVLLTLVAAAGFGTVFALIAQASTSVDGLYLSLFAQRLTNVAVGGAVLAVSLRRGGTALPEGGFPYRSLPALAFVGLADVAANGTYAVAAQHGPVTVAAVLASLYPVVTALAARGFLSERLRAVQAAGAGLALVGTVLLATG, from the coding sequence GTGACGGCCTTCTTCGCCCTGACCACCAGCCTGTTGTGGGGGCTGGCCGACTTCGGCGGCGGGCTGCTGACCCGACGGACGCCCGCGCTCACCGTGGTCGTCGTCTCGCAGGCCATCGCGGCGGCCGTGCTCGGCGCGATCGTCGTCGCCACGGGTGCCTGGAGCGCGGCCGGGCCCCGGCTGTGGTTCGCGTTCGCGGCCGGTCTGGTCGGCCCGATCGCCCTGCTCTCCTTCTACAAGGCCCTGGCGCTCGGCCCGATGGGCGTCGTCTCGCCGCTCGCCACGCTCAGCGTGGTCGTCCCCGTCGGCGTGGGCCTGTTCCTCGGCGAACGCCCGGGGCTGCTCCAGCTCGCGGGCATCGCGGTCGCCGTCTCCGGCGTGGTCCTCGCGGGCGGCCCCCAGCTGCGGGGCGCGCCGGTGGAGCGGCGCACGGTCCTGCTGACACTGGTCGCGGCGGCCGGCTTCGGCACGGTGTTCGCCCTGATCGCGCAGGCGTCCACCTCCGTCGACGGCCTGTACCTGTCGCTGTTCGCGCAGCGCCTGACCAATGTCGCCGTGGGCGGCGCCGTGCTCGCCGTCTCCCTGCGGCGCGGCGGCACCGCCCTGCCCGAGGGCGGCTTCCCCTACCGCTCGCTGCCCGCGCTGGCCTTCGTCGGCCTCGCCGATGTGGCGGCCAACGGCACCTACGCCGTCGCCGCCCAGCACGGCCCGGTCACCGTGGCCGCCGTCCTCGCCTCGCTGTACCCGGTGGTGACCGCCCTCGCCGCCCGTGGCTTCCTCAGCGAACGGCTGCGCGCCGTCCAGGCGGCGGGCGCGGGCCTCGCCCTGGTGGGCACGGTGCTGCTGGCCACCGGCTGA
- a CDS encoding alpha/beta hydrolase: MAMVDAGGIRLHVQRMAPAAGSAQHGTVVLVHGLLTDSLASYYFTVAPAFAAAGLDVLMYDLRGHGRSERPARGYTLDHNIDDLAALLDRLGVTGPVHLVGNSYGGTIAFGYAARDPERVATLTLVESEPATPAWASKLGGILHRVVTQLAHNERDAIAWITAHRGHNTARLAKGAARLARETSLGRDIPASRVHTEAEIGAVRCPVLGVYGGDSDLADLIPLHEARLPDFRAVVLEGHEHSVLVEAPGAVGGHILDLIRAGAGAVR, translated from the coding sequence ATGGCGATGGTCGACGCCGGTGGCATCCGGCTGCACGTCCAGCGCATGGCCCCGGCCGCGGGCAGCGCCCAGCACGGCACGGTCGTCCTGGTGCACGGGCTGCTCACCGACAGCCTGGCCAGCTACTACTTCACCGTGGCCCCCGCCTTCGCCGCGGCCGGACTGGACGTCCTCATGTACGACCTGCGCGGCCACGGCCGCAGCGAACGCCCCGCCCGGGGCTACACGCTGGACCACAACATCGACGACCTCGCCGCACTCCTCGACCGCCTCGGCGTCACCGGGCCCGTGCACCTCGTCGGCAACTCCTACGGCGGGACCATCGCGTTCGGCTACGCGGCGCGCGACCCCGAGCGTGTCGCCACCCTCACCCTGGTGGAGTCCGAACCCGCCACCCCGGCCTGGGCGAGCAAGCTCGGCGGCATCCTGCACCGCGTGGTGACCCAGCTCGCCCACAACGAGCGGGACGCGATCGCCTGGATCACCGCCCACCGGGGCCACAACACGGCCCGGCTCGCCAAGGGCGCCGCCCGGCTCGCCCGGGAGACCAGCCTCGGCCGGGACATCCCCGCCAGCCGGGTGCACACCGAGGCCGAGATCGGCGCCGTGCGCTGCCCGGTCCTCGGGGTCTACGGCGGCGACTCCGACCTCGCCGACCTGATCCCGCTGCACGAGGCGCGGCTGCCGGACTTCAGGGCCGTGGTGCTGGAGGGACACGAGCACTCGGTGCTGGTGGAGGCGCCCGGCGCGGTCGGCGGGCACATCCTGGACCTGATCCGGGCCGGCGCGGGCGCCGTCCGGTGA
- a CDS encoding gamma carbonic anhydrase family protein gives MTQRALIVGIGGKEPRIDAEAFVAPTASVIGDVTLGAGASVWYGAVVRGDVETITVGARANVQDNVTLHADPGFPVTIGERVSIGHNAVVHGATVEDDCLIGMGATVLNGAVIGAGSLVAAQALVPQGMVVPAGSLVAGVPAKVRRELSAEEKEGVTLNGTLYADLAQGHKDVHRQAGE, from the coding sequence ATGACGCAGCGGGCACTGATCGTGGGCATCGGCGGCAAGGAGCCGCGGATCGACGCGGAGGCGTTCGTGGCGCCGACGGCTTCGGTGATCGGGGATGTGACGCTGGGCGCCGGGGCGAGCGTCTGGTACGGCGCGGTGGTGCGCGGGGACGTCGAGACGATCACCGTGGGGGCGCGGGCGAATGTGCAGGACAACGTGACGCTGCACGCCGACCCCGGGTTCCCGGTGACCATCGGGGAGCGGGTGTCCATCGGGCACAACGCGGTGGTGCACGGGGCGACGGTCGAGGACGACTGCCTGATCGGGATGGGGGCGACCGTGCTCAACGGCGCGGTGATCGGGGCGGGATCGCTGGTGGCGGCGCAGGCGCTGGTGCCGCAGGGGATGGTGGTGCCGGCCGGGTCGCTGGTGGCGGGGGTGCCGGCGAAGGTGCGGCGCGAACTGTCGGCGGAGGAGAAGGAGGGGGTCACCCTCAACGGCACGTTGTACGCGGACCTGGCCCAGGGGCACAAGGATGTGCACCGCCAGGCCGGTGAATGA
- a CDS encoding glycosyltransferase, which translates to MSGFLFVVPPLTGHINPAVGVADRLAARGHRVAWACADPGLVRRLAGPGAPVFGCAGPVPGTGGVVRPPDLRGPEAWKFLWEWYLLPLADAMAPGVRAAVEEFGPDVVVADQQAFAGALVAERLGLPWATSATTSAEFSGAYDGLPKVAEWLRQRLAELRERLGVPPGTADPRSSPHLLLIFSSPELVGPQAPSAPHIHYVGPSLAGRPHRPGFPWEWLTPGRAKVLVTLGTANADAGGRFLAACREALRERADRVQAVLVDPGGVLPAEEGGKDVLVLPSVPQLALLERMDVVICHAGHNTVCEALWHGVPLVVAPIRDDQPVIAAQVVDAGAGLRVKFGRVTADRLGTALDTVLHDPAHRSAATRVRTAFRAAGGAPAAAAHLERLATESR; encoded by the coding sequence GTGAGCGGCTTCCTGTTCGTCGTACCGCCGCTGACCGGGCACATCAACCCGGCCGTCGGGGTCGCCGACCGGCTCGCCGCGCGCGGCCACCGGGTGGCCTGGGCCTGCGCCGACCCGGGCCTGGTGCGCCGCCTCGCGGGCCCCGGCGCCCCGGTGTTCGGCTGCGCGGGCCCGGTGCCGGGCACCGGCGGCGTCGTACGGCCCCCGGACCTGCGCGGCCCGGAGGCATGGAAGTTCCTGTGGGAGTGGTACCTGCTGCCGCTCGCCGACGCGATGGCGCCCGGAGTGCGCGCGGCCGTCGAGGAGTTCGGCCCGGATGTGGTGGTCGCGGACCAACAGGCGTTCGCCGGCGCCTTGGTGGCCGAGCGGCTCGGACTGCCCTGGGCCACCTCCGCGACCACCTCGGCCGAATTCAGCGGCGCCTACGACGGGTTGCCCAAGGTCGCCGAGTGGCTGCGGCAGCGGCTGGCCGAGCTGCGCGAACGCCTCGGCGTTCCTCCGGGCACCGCCGACCCGCGCTCCTCGCCACACCTGCTGCTGATCTTCAGCAGCCCCGAACTGGTCGGCCCCCAGGCTCCGTCGGCGCCGCACATCCACTACGTCGGCCCCTCCCTCGCGGGCCGCCCGCACCGCCCCGGCTTCCCCTGGGAGTGGCTGACCCCCGGCCGGGCGAAGGTCCTGGTCACCCTGGGCACCGCCAACGCCGACGCGGGCGGCCGCTTCCTCGCCGCCTGCCGCGAGGCGCTGCGCGAACGCGCCGACCGGGTACAGGCCGTGCTCGTCGACCCGGGCGGGGTGCTGCCCGCCGAGGAGGGCGGCAAGGACGTACTGGTGCTGCCGTCGGTGCCCCAACTCGCCCTGCTGGAGCGGATGGACGTGGTGATCTGCCACGCCGGGCACAACACCGTGTGCGAGGCGCTGTGGCACGGCGTCCCGCTGGTCGTCGCCCCCATCCGGGACGACCAGCCGGTGATCGCCGCGCAGGTCGTGGACGCGGGCGCCGGGCTCCGGGTGAAGTTCGGCCGGGTCACCGCGGACCGGCTGGGCACCGCCCTCGACACCGTCCTGCACGACCCCGCCCACCGGTCCGCCGCGACCCGGGTCCGCACCGCCTTCCGCGCGGCCGGCGGCGCCCCGGCCGCGGCCGCCCACCTGGAACGACTGGCAACGGAGAGCCGATGA
- a CDS encoding class I SAM-dependent methyltransferase — protein MSDPSDKRAKAERVAALRPAYRTDLAAGPARFLGARRTTCPWCGSDELSGRLRTTDLLQHKPGRFTLDRCADCGHIFQNPQLTEEGLEFFYRDFYDGLGEQRMSGTFGGRGAMYEGRARAMLPHDPAPKTWLDVGTGHGHFCASARTVLPGTSFDGLDFTDGVELAARAGRIDQAHRGAFPDLAPELTARYDVVSMFHYLEHSTDPDRELRAAHEAVRPGGHLLIEVPDPDSRYARLLGRWWLPWLQPQHLHFIPVGNLRRRLTELGFTVLAEQHAEPHDPVDLLAAVWLALDHTAPREDAPWLPEPPGVLRQTLRGALLLAGVPALLTATLLDRLAVRPLARRLHLANAYRLVARRE, from the coding sequence ATGAGCGACCCCAGCGACAAGCGGGCGAAGGCCGAACGCGTCGCCGCCCTGCGCCCCGCCTACCGAACCGATCTCGCCGCCGGCCCCGCCCGCTTCCTCGGCGCCCGCCGCACCACCTGCCCCTGGTGCGGCTCGGACGAGCTGAGCGGCCGCCTGCGCACCACCGACCTGCTCCAGCACAAGCCGGGCCGCTTCACCCTCGACCGCTGCGCGGACTGCGGGCACATCTTCCAGAACCCCCAACTGACCGAGGAAGGGCTGGAGTTCTTCTACCGGGACTTCTACGACGGTCTCGGCGAGCAGCGGATGAGCGGCACCTTCGGCGGCCGGGGTGCCATGTACGAGGGCCGCGCCCGCGCGATGCTGCCCCACGACCCCGCCCCGAAGACCTGGCTGGACGTCGGCACCGGGCACGGCCACTTCTGCGCGAGCGCCCGTACCGTGCTGCCCGGCACCTCCTTCGACGGGCTCGACTTCACCGACGGCGTCGAACTCGCCGCCCGCGCGGGCCGCATCGACCAGGCGCACCGGGGCGCCTTCCCGGACCTCGCGCCCGAACTCACCGCCCGCTACGACGTGGTGAGCATGTTCCACTACCTGGAGCACAGCACCGACCCCGACCGGGAACTGCGCGCCGCGCACGAGGCGGTACGCCCCGGCGGCCACCTCCTCATCGAGGTCCCCGACCCGGACAGCCGCTACGCCCGGCTGCTCGGCCGCTGGTGGCTGCCCTGGCTCCAGCCGCAGCATCTGCACTTCATCCCGGTCGGCAATCTGCGCCGCCGGCTCACCGAACTCGGCTTCACGGTCCTCGCCGAGCAGCACGCCGAACCGCACGACCCGGTCGATCTGCTCGCCGCCGTCTGGCTGGCCCTGGACCACACCGCGCCCCGCGAGGACGCCCCCTGGCTGCCCGAGCCCCCCGGCGTCCTGCGCCAAACGCTGCGCGGCGCGCTCCTGCTCGCCGGGGTGCCCGCCCTGCTCACCGCCACCCTCCTCGACCGCCTCGCGGTCCGCCCGCTCGCCCGGCGCCTGCACCTCGCCAACGCCTACCGGCTGGTGGCCCGCCGGGAGTGA